Proteins encoded by one window of Anopheles maculipalpis chromosome 2RL, idAnoMacuDA_375_x, whole genome shotgun sequence:
- the LOC126556996 gene encoding lysosomal alpha-glucosidase-like → MFRRQDGNDSKMPRQYNSGNDFSTEMRYDSTTVIPEFDKRPALIHVLLLNKTIRLFVVLGLASVVVPAFAYLFFFSKEIGHGTKLDILGTCGHPTLYHIPCGYPYNLTQDECHRLGCCYTSLATCYHSLPSEHQYIIGSDWTIGEPAILTAYRPVTPYEKAAIQEVRFDVSVTEDTGGRFRFLLSKMEGNQQPPQSSSSSVTMETADLKVQIYSPTFFIEVKRKIDQEVIFSTARGPLIVMENFIEWTLHLGADILFGLGRAYLEPGTKYLLLNNQNTSAVPIVMGYNTKLKSFNGLMFNTPGLTEVEIVGSRLIIVRAQLGDSFELQFLPGPTPAMLYRQSKAILQNHYTPPYWAYGVHVCDQSEKRNLTIVRQNLELLLNDTVMFDSHCLHNDLFWISDTMTIDKDVEAMLQMLKDADKKFVPSLVLSVGYVGNPTFIDAREKGILLRHPGNQLAYTGRVRNRTAVYVDWRTSNSANLTDWFNSQWEKVLNLEADGYVLEEASPRDERNSTLPLLRQLVYQPDQLNATLEAMLPWNTLLSDSQQLVLSQHNLIGVQALEIVQKKMASSNSFIVTGAYDIYTRAALLPSNISSTWISLRSEVDRCIGHSVVGISFTGTPVCGNAPGRANVSEELCIRWYQFASLLPLFRVTADRAPNKFSGFGQRVMHATVRKRFALLEYMNTLLLEDAPYLRPMFYHFEEAANYTMDLWEQFMVGDAILVAPVLLPQMIQIAIYFPDTFYELWAGQKIDGHDVLQYAVVESDLPMFLRPGYIVPLRDIVEELVELANGTSIPLTAELSRLKPLHLIGAFECNVRRWKCSMTGHVLFQPGFRLDFGVELDERVVISVVANVTSLEEAQQVVCAEGATVNATIASVQFYGHPNTTQTLAFDFDYDFCQQDSKRVEYVNEHRKGPETDQFGNLT, encoded by the exons ATGTTCCGTCGGCAGGATGGAAACGATTCCAAAATGCCACGCCAGTACAATTCCGGAAACGATTTCTCCACCGAGATGCGTTACGACAGCACGACCGTGATTCCGGAGTTTGATAAAA GACCAGCTCTGATTCACGTTCTACTGCTGAACAAAACAATCCGTCTGTTTGTGGTGCTTGGTTTGGCCAGTGTCGTAGTACCAGCGTTTgcgtatttgtttttcttctcgaaGGAAATCGGTCACGGGACTAAGCTTGACATACTTGGTACGTGTGGTCACCCGACGCTTTATCACATACCCTGCGGATATCCTTACAATCTGACACAGGACGAATGTCACCGGTTGGGATGTTGCTATACTAGTTTGGCCACCTGTTACCATTCACTGCCTTCAGAGCATCAGTACATTATAGGCAGTGATTGGACAATTGGTGAACCTGCCATTCTAACCGCCTACCGACCTGTAACGCCATACGAAAAAGCGGCCATCCAGGAGGTTCGTTTCGATGTCAGTGTTACGGAGGATACTGGAGGACGCTTTAGGTTCTTGCTATCAAAAATGGAGGGTAATCAACAGCCTCCACAGTCCAGCAGTTCCTCCGTGACGATGGAAACGGCTGATCTGAAGGTGCAAATCTACAGTCCAACGTTCTTCATTGAGGTGAAACGAAAGATCGATCAGGAAGTGATCTTTTCCACCGCACGAGGTCCACTGATAGTGATGGAGAACTTCATCGAATGGACACTACACTTGGGGGCAGACATTTTGTTTGGGTTGGGTCGTGCCTATCTCGAACCGGGCACCAAGTATCTTCTACTGAACAATCAAAACACGTCTGCAGTTCCTATCGTCATGGGTTATA ACACAAAGTTGAAATCGTTCAACGGACTAATGTTCAACACGCCCGGACTTACGGAGGTAGAAATAGTTGGATCACGGCTCATCATCGTACGGGCACAGCTTGGCGATAGTTTCGAACTTCAGTTTCTGCCTGGACCTACTCCAGCCATGCTCTACCGACAATCGAAAGCAATTCTACAAAACCACTACACACCACCCTACTGGGCGTATGGAGTGCACGTTTGCGATCAGTCCGAGAAGCGCAACTTAACGATCGTGCGCCAGAACCTGGAACTTCTGCTCAACGATACCGTCATGTTCGATTCTCACTGTCTGCACAACGATCTGTTCTGGATCTCCGACACGATGACGATCGACAAGGACGTCGAAGCGATGCTGCAGATGCTTAAAGATGCTGATAAAAAGTTTGTCCCTTCGCTAGTGCTTAGCGTAGGATACGTCGGGAATCCAACGTTTATAGATGCACGAGAAAAGGGTATCCTTTTGCGGCATCCAGGCAATCAGCTAGCTTACACCGGGCGTGTCAGGAACCGTACCGCTGTGTACGTGGACTGGAGAACAAGTAACTCGGCCAATCTTACCGATTGGTTCAATTCGCAGTGGGAGAAAGTTTTGAACTTAGAGGCGGATGGATACGTGCTGGAGGAAGCTAGTCCACGGGATGAACGTAACAGTACGTTGCCGCTTCTAAGGCAATTAGTCTATCAACCGGATCAGTTGAACGCGACCTTAGAAGCGATGTTGCCCTGGAACACATTGCTGTCAGACAGTCAGCAGCTTGTACTTTCACAGCACAACTTAATCGGTGTTCAGGCGCTAGAAATCGTACAAAAGAAGATGGCTTCGTCGAACTCATTCATAGTTACAGGAGCGTACGATATATACACTCGAGCAGCGTTACTTCCCTCGAATATCTCCTCCACGTGGATATCGCTGCGCAGCGAGGTGGATCGTTGTATAGGCCACTCGGTAGTCGGTATCAGCTTCACCGGAACTCCGGTCTGTGGTAATGCTCCTGGGCGTGCGAATGTGTCGGAGGAACTCTGCATCCGGTGGTACCAGTTTGCGTCTCTATTACCACTGTTCCGAGTAACGGCCGATCGGGCACCGAATAAATTTAGTGGCTTTGGACAGCGCGTTATGCATGCCACTGTTCGGAAACGTTTCGCTCTGCTCGAGTACATGAACACCTTGCTGCTGGAGGATGCACCGTACCTGCGGCCAATGTTCTATCACTTCGAAGAAGCCGCCAACTACACCATGGATCTGTGGGAACAGTTCATGGTTGGTGATGCAATATTGGTCGCCCCGGTACTATTACCTCAGATGATTCAGATTGCCATCTACTTTCCCGATACGTTTTACGAACTTTGGGCCGGTCAAAAGATCGACGGGCATGATGTGCTTCAGTACGCGGTGGTTGAGTCCGATTTACCGATGTTTTTGCGTCCTGGATACATCGTGCCGCTGCGTGACATTGTTGAAGAGTTGGTAGAACTCGCCAACGGAACTTCGATTCCTTTGACGGCGGAACTTTCGCGTCTAAAACCGCTCCATTTGATAGGAGCGTTCGAATGTAACGTTCGCCGGTGGAAATGTTCGATGACGGgtcatgttttgtttcagcCCGGTTTTCGATTGGACTTTGGGGTGGAGCTTGATGAGCGTGTCGTAATAAGCGTCGTAGCGAATGTTACCTCACTCGAGGAAGCTCAGCAGGTGGTCTGTGCGGAAGGTGCCACCGTGAATGCTACCATCGCGAGTGTGCAGTTTTACGGCCATCCAAACACAACGCAAACGTTGGCGTTTGATTTCGACTATGACTTCTGTCAGCAGGATAGCAAACGGGTGGAGTACGTGAACGAGCACCGCAAGGGACCGGAGACGGACCAGTTCGGAAATCTCACCTAA